Proteins found in one Primulina eburnea isolate SZY01 chromosome 16, ASM2296580v1, whole genome shotgun sequence genomic segment:
- the LOC140816137 gene encoding uncharacterized protein produces MNKPGQSTSDVELVTAEEEPVVEEAQYINNNRGYGGYRGNPPPNTYHPALRNHENFSYANSKNVLRGLNTQKGEGKSSFEDLVGTFVTESGKRMARTESRVDNMETHMGNIGATMKSLETQIGQLDNALKDKNRGQFPSNTEVNPREQCEAVTLRSGKEIGIPEPTEENAEICVEENDRKGASVGKEKVEEPKKVFEQQPISKVNLPYPQRFKKKWLDDQFAKFLEIFKKIHINILFGDELEKMPNYAKFIKDVMSKKKKLQEFETVKLTKKNLEFGEVKPSTITLQLADRSLTYPRGIVEDVLIKIYKFIFPADFVILDMEEYQETPLIFGRPFLATRKALIDVHKGELTLRVGGEEVMFNIYNTIKGPNDVSTCNRIDIIDSCVSHVGVGRMTKDSLERCLLASVSTMDVEDWDVREDATCSQYFLDESSSYPVIISSALTTDEKDRLLRRRLNPAMKEVVRAEVLKLLNADVIYVISDSSWVSPVQVVPKKGGCREKNLVLNWEKCHFMAFNRIKKTLISAPIMIVPDWKEPFELMCDASDYAVGAALGKRRDKMFKDIYYANIDNFLAAGELPLDLTYHQKKKFLHDAKFYLWDYIFLFKRCANHSSPYGGHFGASGTAAKHRVTLAYHPQANGTAYKTAIGMSLYRLVFWKACYLPVELEHKVFWAVKKLNFNMGASGEQRLLELNEMEEFRNDAYENDKIYKEKTKKWHNKQILRRDFELGQHVLLFNSGLRLFPVKLKSRWSGPFTVETVYPHGAIELKCNNGQTFKVNGQRVKHYFGSEVRHMDNIPLGEPKFWNEEAHQIYDSSVTRPIIPERGFNFSIPRGVIIEELERRGWVEFAQHPSDAVISVVREFYANLRIRNDESKVLVRGKLVSFDSRTIKMLYQMPSFDHDEYNEFLEAGVDYTEVIRTIFQANAVWKMSSSGPNSLKKTDMGPNASAWTCFVLARILSSSHYYDVTKDKAALVYAILMGK; encoded by the exons ATGAACAAGCCAGGCCAATCTACGTCTGATGTAGAATTGGTGACTGCTGAGGAAGAGCCAGTTGTGGAGGAAGCTCAGTACATCAATAACAATCGTGGATATGGAGGTTATCGAGGTAatcctccccctaatacttatcatccagcTTTGAGGAATCACGAAAATTTCTCTTATGCGAACAGCAAGAATGTGTTGAGGGGGTTGAATACACAGAAGGGTGAGGGAAAGTCATCTTTTGAGGATCTAGTTGGGACGTTTGTGACTGAGTCTGGGAAAAGAATGGCGAGAACTGAGTCTCGTGTTGATAACATGGAGACACACATGGGAAATATAGGTGCCACGatgaaatctttagaaacacagATTGGGCAACTAGATAATGCTTTGAAAGATAAGAATAGAGGACAGTTCCCAAGCAATACAGAGGTGAATCCTAGGGAGCAATGCGAAGCTGTTACATTGAGGAGTGGTAAGGAAATTGGAATTCCAGAGCCTACTGAAGAGAATGCAGAGATTTGTGTTGAGGAAAATGATAGAAAGGGTGCAAGTGTTGGAAAAGAGAAAGTAGAGGAACCCAAGAAAGTGTTTGAACAGCAGCCTATATCGAAGGTGAATCTTCCCTATCCACAGAGGTTCAAGAAGAAATGGTTAGATGATCAGTTTGCAAAGTTTCTGGAAATCTTCAAAAAAATACACATTAATATCCTATTCGGCGATGAGTTGGAGAAAATGCCCAATTACGCTAAGTTTATCAAGGATGTGATGTCCAAGAAAaagaaacttcaagaatttgagacCGTGAAGCTAACCAAAAA gaatTTGGAGTttggcgaggtgaagcctagcacCATTACTTTGCAGCTGGCGGacagatcacttacatatccacgaGGGATAGTGGAGGATGTGCTGATTAAGATATACAAATtcatatttcctgctgattttgtcattttagatatggaagaatACCAGGAGACTCCACTTATCTTTGGACGGCCGTTCTTGGCTACCAgaaaagctttgattgatgtgcacaagggcgAGCTCACATTGAGAGTAGGGGGAGAGGAAGTtatgttcaacatctacaacaccatCAAAGGACCAAATGacgtaagtacttgtaataggATTGATATCATTGATTCTTGTGTATCCCATGTTGGTGTAGGCAGGATGACGAAAGACTCTTTGGAGAGATGCTTGTTGGCGTCAGTTTCTACAATGGATGTAGAGGACTGGGATGTGCGAGAGGATGCTACTTGCTCTCAATAC TTCCTAGACGAGAGTTCATCATATCCGGTAATTATATCTTCTGCTCTTACTACTGATGAAAAGGATAGGTTGCTGAGA AGGAGGCTTAATCCAGCcatgaaagaggttgtgagagctgaggtattaaaattgttaaatgctgatGTTATTTATGTTATATCTGACAGTTCttgggtttcaccagtacaagtagtgcctaaaaaGGGG GGATGTCGGGAGAAGAATTTAGTGTTgaattgggagaaatgtcacttcatg gcgttTAACAGGATCAAGAAAACACTGATTTCTGCACCCATTATGATAGTacctgattggaaggagccctttgagctcatgtgcgaCGCTAGCGACTATGCcgtgggagcagcattgggaaAAAGGCGAGACAAAATGTTCAAGGatatctactatgcaa ATATAGATAATTTTCTTGCTGCAGGAGAACTACCACTAGATTTAACTTATcaccaaaagaagaaatttctaCATGATGCCAAGTTTTATCTGTGGGACTATATTTTCTTGTTCAAGAGATGCGCTAATCATTCCTCACCCTAcggtggacactttggagcatctggaacagcagctaag CACAGGGTGACACTGGCATACCACCCGCAAGCTAATGG GACTGCATACAAGACAGCTATCGGGATGTCACTTTATAGGTTGGTCTTTTGGAAAGCTTGCTATCTACCTGTGGAACTGGAGCACAAAGTATTTTGGGCCGTGAAAAAGCTAAATTTTAATATGGGAGCATCTGGCGAACAACGACTGCTGGAGCTGAATGAAATGGAGGAATTCAGGAATGATGCATACGAAAACGATAAGATATACAAAGAAAAGACCAAGAAATGGCACAACAAGCAGATTCTTCGACGAGATTTCGAACTAGGGCAACATGTGTTATTATTCAATTCTGGACTGAGGTTGTTTCCTGTTAAGTTAAAATCACGATGGTCTGGACCATTCACGGTGGAAACAGTGTATCCACATGGTGCAATTGAGTTGAAGTGCAACAATGGTCAGACATTTAAAGTAAATGGTCAGAGGGTGAAGCATTACTTTGGAAGTGAAGTGCGACACATGGACAACATTCCACTTGGAGAACCAAA ATTTTGGAATGAGGAGGCCCACCAAATATATGATAGTTCTGTGACACGGCCCATCATACCGGAACGGGGGTTCAACTTTTCCATTCCACGTGGTGTGATCATAGAGGAACTGGAACGTAGAGGATGGGTTGAATTCGCTCAACACCCGTCGGATGCCGTTATCTCGGTTGTGCGAGAATTCTATGCCAACCTCCGGATTCGGAATGACGAGTCTAAAGTATTGGTCCGAGGTAAATTAGTGTCGTTCGACTCTCGAACGATCAAAATGCTTTATCAGATGCCTAGCTTCGACCATGACGAATACAATGAATTCCTCGAAGCGGGTGTTGATTATACAGAGGTCATTCGGACCATATTTCAAGCCAACGCTGTCTGGAAAATGAGCTCGAGCGGGCCTAATTCTTTAAAGAAAACCGACATGGGACCTAACGCAAGTGCTTGGACATGTTTTGTACTAGCCCGGATTCTCTCGTCCTCTCACTACTACGATGTCACCAAAGACAAAGCAGCATTGGTTTATGCTATCCTGATGGGAAAATGA
- the LOC140817461 gene encoding strychnine-11-hydroxylase-like gives MSGEIFFILFILFVASLFSLLLMKKEKMKYIGKGRLPMGPKPLPIIGNLYHLGKLPHRSLKELSKIYGDLMFLRLGSVPTLVVSSADMAREIFKEHDLAFSGRPSLYAAKKLTYNLSTVAFAPYGEYWREIRKIAVLELLTVKRIQSFVQIRDEEVGRMIDIIAQHANKLVNVSQLSFSLLNNVVCRVAFGTTSPDNHANGYGKMTRFQEILLEVELFEAGFNVADYFPWLAWMNKFNGVDRKLDKIFRDLDWFVDKAIEEHRDPTRVTTDHEDIIDVLLRIQKEPNKGIALDDKHIKGILVGIFSAGTDTSSATMEWTMTELVRNPKVKERVQQEVRTILKGKVKIEENDLQKLTYLKLVVKESLRLHPPAPLLVPRETIENCTIARKYEIPAKTRVMINASAIGTDPMYWKNPEQFCPERFLDSDIDFRGQHFELLPFGSGRRGCPGINFALSLVELALANLLFFFNWELPDGMLPEDLDMEESLGITMHKKISLCLIASPARAL, from the exons ATGAGTGGTGAAATTTTCTTCATACTTTTCATCTTGTTTGTAGCATCTTTATTCTCGTTGTTGTTGATGAAGAAGGAGAAAATGAAATATATAGGAAAAGGACGTCTTCCAATGGGCCCTAAACCACTCCCAATAATTGGCAATCTTTATCATCTTGGCAAGTTGCCCCATCGATCCCTCAAAGAATTGTCCAAAATCTACGGAGATCTCATGTTCTTGCGATTGGGATCCGTGCCAACGTTAGTCGTGTCATCTGCGGATATGGCGCGAGAAATATTTAAAGAACACGACCTTGCTTTCTCAGGGAGACCATCCTTGTATGCGGCGAAGAAGCTCACTTACAATTTGTCCACGGTTGCCTTCGCACCATATGGTGAGTACTGGAGAGAGATCAGGAAAATAGCCGTTCTAGAGTTGCTTACCGTCAAAAGAATCCAATCTTTTGTTCAAATAAGAGATGAAGAGGTGGGTCGCATGATTGATATCATAGCTCAACATGCGAATAAACTCGTGAATGTGAGTCAGTTGTCGTTTTCACTTTTGAACAACGTTGTATGCCGTGTGGCTTTCGGAACTACAAGCCCTGATAACCATGCAAATGGTTATGGAAAAATGACTAGGTTTCAAGAAATTCTTCTGGAGGTGGAGCTCTTCGAGGCTGGTTTCAATGTCGCGGATTATTTTCCATGGTTGGCTTGGATGAACAAGTTTAATGGTGTGGACCGGAAGTTAGACAAGATTTTTCGTGATTTAGATTGGTTCGTGGACAAGGCAATAGAGGAACATCGTGACCCTACAAGAGTGACAACTGATCATGAAGATATTATTGATGTATTGCTCAGAATTCAGAAAGAACCTAATAAAGGGATCGCTCTAGATGATAAACATATCAAGGGTATTCTCGTG GGAATATTTTCAGCTGGCACTGACACTTCATCGGCAACAATGGAATGGACAATGACAGAACTTGTGAGAAATCCCAAAGTTAAAGAAAGAGTTCAACAAGAAGTGAGAACAATCTTGAAAGGAAAAGTCAAAATTGAAGAAAATGATCTCCAAAAACTCACCTACCTAAAACTAGTCGTAAAGGAATCGTTAAGGCTTCATCCACCAGCCCCATTACTAGTCCCTCGAGAAACCATAGAAAACTGCACCATAGCCCGAAAATATGAAATCCCAGCAAAGACGAGAGTCATGATTAACGCTAGCGCCATTGGAACTGATCCAATGTACTGGAAAAACCCTGAACAATTTTGTCCTGAGAGATTTCTTGACAGCGATATCGATTTTAGAGGACAACATTTTGAATTGTTACCATTTGGTTCTGGGAGAAGGGGTTGTCCGGGAATTAATTTCGCCCTTTCGCTTGTGGAGCTTGCACTTGCAAATCTTCTGTTTTTCTTCAATTGGGAGCTTCCGGATGGAATGTTGCCAGAGGATCTTGATATGGAGGAGTCACTGGGGATCACAATGCATAAGAAAATCTCACTTTGCTTAATAGCTTCACCAGCTCGTGCTTTATAA